In Vespula vulgaris chromosome 19, iyVesVulg1.1, whole genome shotgun sequence, a single genomic region encodes these proteins:
- the LOC127070751 gene encoding probable E3 ubiquitin-protein ligase HERC4 isoform X4 yields the protein MIKEEKGLISGLEAFVFKKAACGACHTVAVNEWGQLFSWGCNSEGQLGLNIINPTENIPRMVKTLGTNVIVQVACGIKHVLALTNNGEIYAWGSNTEGQLGLGSDVIKELKPKLICSLISLPIAFIACGGYHSIAITKSGAVFGWGKNVFGQLGLNDTQIRYLPCQLRTLRNAKVCYAACGEEFSVFLTMDGGVFTCGAGMYGQLGHGSHSNEILPRQVMELMGSTVTQVSCGRRHTLAFVPSHRKIYAWGLGGAGQLGNRITQSVTTPQVVLGPWVPPNGSAMIKLDTQLSSYMIDCIVKHIFSGGDHCFATVIPREENIESDDCRVIDSTSQILNISEEQLAACQRVPKGSSVDHELMMYLETAFKSQSCINGSFLFKNDAHYGCSSKNHGVDLDIAIKSFGVISELCNDTIQELIFNSITDSLIPSFSTSPPDIESLRVYLTVPLYHGFANPLHWNALHQPFCKAVINLKSEALKVVSSWWSKAPPYYFERLVRTHKSVVLHIIKQSKHDKNVSWNVLSKYVLEFLRLLNKLNHTAEDKIRVPYSTFHLPELIEHIDIKADYFKWLTEKDYSNNRMYFCDYPFLFDAQAKTVLLETDQAIQMQSAMNEAATRAITQMLFHPYPANSMDARLHNQFVTLNVSRENIVQDTLLELSHYDPSDLKKPLRVKFHGEEAEDAGGVKKEFFMLLLKEILDPKYGMFKEYEETRTIWFSQDSFEDEVMYSLIGLLCGLVIYNFIIIDLPFPLALYKKLLHEPVGLIDIKEMSPAVAKSLQSILDYENPDFEEIFCLNFEIVRDAFGERKIYELIPDGGKVPVTLKNKKQFVDLYVDYILNKSVESHYQAFHTGFHKVCGGRVLELFHSHELMAVVVGNENYDWEELQRNATYKEGYSANDPTINLFWQVFHELPLEEKKKFLLFLTGSDRIPIQGMKAIKIIIQPMSDERMLPVAHTCFNVLDLPRYQTRERLRYKLLQAIQQTQGFSLV from the exons atgataaaggaagaaaaag gcTTGATATCAGGACTAGAAgcatttgtatttaaaaaggCGGCATGTGGAGCATGTCACACGGTAGCTGTTAATGAATGGGGACAATTATTTAGTTGGGGATGTAACTCTGAAGGTCAATTAG gattaaatataataaacccTACTGAAAATATACCACGTATGGTAAAAACATTAGGAACAAATGTAATTGTGCAAGTAGCTTGCGGAATAAAACATGTACTTGCGCTTACAAATAATGGAGAAATCTATGCTTGGGGTTCAAATACTGAAGGGCAGTTAGGCTTAGGTTCTGATGTAATTAAGGAATTAAAACCAAAACTTATATGCAGCTTAATTTCTTTACCTATTGCATTTATTGCATGTGGTGGTTATCATAGTATAGCTATAACTAAGTCGg gtGCTGTATTTGGCTGGGGGAAAAATGTATTTGGGCAATTGGGACTAAATGATACGCAAATTAGATATCTTCCTTGCCAATTAAGAACTTTACGAAATGCCAAAGTATGTTATGCGGCATGTGGAGAAgaattttctgtatttttaacaatg GATGGTGGTGTGTTCACCTGTGGTGCAGGAATGTATGGTCAATTGGGACATGGAAGTCATAGCAATGAGATTTTACCTCGACAAGTTATGGAATTGATGGGCAGTACTGTTACACAA GTGTCATGTGGTCGAAGACATACTTTGGCATTCGTACCTTcacatagaaaaatttatgctTGGGGCCTAGGTGGTGCAGGACAATTAGGCAATCGCATTACTCAAAGTGTTACTACTCCTCAAGTTGTACTTGGACCATGGGTACCTCCTAATGGGTCAGCAATGATCAAACTCGACACACAGTTGAGTTCCTATATGATTGATTGCATCGTTAAACATATATTTAGTGGAGGGGATCATTGTTTTGCCACTGTTATTCCAAGAGAA GAAAATATTGAATCGGACGATTGCAGAGTAATAGATTCTACTTCTCAGATACTTAATATATCTGAAGAACAATTGGCAGCTTGTCAAAGAGTTCCAAAAGGATCTTCTGTTGATCATGAACTTATGAT GTATTTAGAAACCGCTTTCAAGAGTCAATCTTGTATAAAtggatcgtttttatttaagaacGATGCTCATTATGGATGTTCAAGTAAAAACCATGGAGTAGATTTGGATATAGCAATTAAATCCTTTGGAGTAATATCAGAATTGTGTAACGATACAATTCAGGAACTC ATTTTTAATAGCATAACAGATAGTCTTATACCATCTTTCTCAACCTCTCCACCAGACATAGAATCTTTGAGAGTATATTTAACAGTGCCTTTGTATCATGGTTTCGCAAATCCTTTACATTGGAATGCTTTACATCAACCATTTTGCAAAGctgttataaatttaaaatcagAAGCTCTTAAAGTAGTAAGCTCTTGGTGGAGTAAAGCTCCGCCTTATTACTTCGAAAGACTTGTTCGTACTCATAAAAGTGTtgttttacatattataaagCAATCCAAACATGACAAg aatgtATCGTGGAATGTGTTGAGCAAATACGTCTTAgaatttttaagattattaaataaattaaatcatacTGCTGAAGATAAAATTAGGGTGCCTTATTCCACGTTTCATTTGCCAGAATTAATAGaacatatagatattaaaGCTGATTATTTTAAATGGCTGACGGAAAAAGATTATTCG aATAATAGAATGTATTTCTGCGattatcctttcctttttgaTGCGCAAGCGAAAACCGTATTATTGGAAACAGATCAAGCAATACAG atGCAATCAGCAATGAACGAAGCTGCAACTCGTGCTATTACTCAAATGCTTTTCCATCCATATCCTGCTAACAGCATGGATGCAAGACTTCACAATCAATTTGTCACGTTAAATGTTTCACGAGAAAATATTGTACAAGATACTTTACTGGAATTATCTCATTATGACCCTAGCGATTTGAAGAAACCGCTAAGA GTGAAATTTCACggagaagaagcagaagacgCAGGAGGAgttaagaaagaattttttatgcttcttttaaaagaaatcttaGACCCAAAATATGGAATGTTTAAAGAATATGAAGAGACTAGAACTATTTGGTTTAGTCAAGATTCATTTGAAGACGAAGTTATGTATTCCTTAATTGGTTTACTGTGTGGacttgttatttataattttataataattgatctACCCTTCCCGTTGgctttatacaaaaaattattacatgaaCCAGTGGGATTGATTGATATCAAAGAAATGTCTCCAGCAGTTGCTAA AAGTTTGCAAAGTATACTTGATTATGAGAATCCAGATTTCGAAGAGATATTCTgtttaaattttgaaatagtCAGAGATGCTTTtggtgagagaaagatatatgaaTTAATACCAGATGGTGGGAAAGTTCctgttacattaaaaaataa AAAACAATTTGTTGACTTGTATGTAGATTATATTCTCAACAAATCAGTAGAATCTCATTATCAAGCATTTCATACAGGTTTTCACAAAGTGTGTGGAGGAAGAGTATTAGAACTTTTCCATAGTCATGAATTGATGGCAGTGGTTGttggaaatgaaaattacGATTGGGAAGAGCTACAAAGAAATGCAACGTATAAAGAAGGGTACTCAGCAAATGATCCTACAATTAACTTATTTTGGCAAGTATTTCATGAGCTAcctttggaagaaaaaaagaaatttttacttttcttaacTGGAAGTGACAGAATACCTATACAGGGTATGAAAGCAATTAag ATAATAATACAACCGATGAGCGATGAACGTATGTTGCCCGTTGCACATACATGCTTTAATGTGCTTGATCTCCCACGTTACCAAACTCGCGAAAGATTAcgctataaattattacaagcTATTCAACAAACTCAAGGCTTTTCGCTGGTGTGA